The Sphingosinicella humi genome has a window encoding:
- a CDS encoding efflux RND transporter permease subunit, translated as MIDRILDTAVRFRWAVVAVTLIVAAYGAFQLFRLPIDAVPDITNKQVQVNTAAPAFGPLDMERLVTFPIETALAGIPGLDHTRSISRNGFSQVTAVFDEDVDIYFARQQVSERLTQAGESLPEGAEPQMGPVSTGLGEVLMWTVSYAPTATAESPKIAGRPGFQPDGSYLTPDGDLLTTEVAKLAYLRTIQDWIVRPQLRTVEGVAGVDSIGGYEKQFVVQPDPGRLAGYGISFSELADALERANISVGANFIERGGEAFLVRADARIRHIDEIARTTVAVRNGVPVTVGDVANVTIGGDLRTGAASIDGKETVIGTALMLAGGNSRIVAEDVAERLEEVAGSLPPGISVTPVYNRSTLVEATIATVEKNLVEGALLVIAALFWLLGNIRAAIIAALVIPLSFLMMAIGMNEYGVSGNLMSLGALDFGLIVDGSIIIIENCLRRLAERQHLEGRVLNLPERLHEVFEASKEMVRPTIYGQAIILLVFAPLLTFTGVEGKMFTPMAITVMLALVGAFILSLTFVPAMVAILIRGKVAEKEVKAIGWVKERYEPVLRRVVARPWPWIGAGVGTFVVAALIFTTLGREFIPQLNEGDLTVQAIRVPSTSLEQSLEMQLQVERAISSLPEVAYIYAKTGTAEVATDPMPQNISDAFIILKPKEQWPEGIDTKEEVVERIEAKMAGLVGNAYEVSQPIEMRFNELIAGVRGDIAVKVFGDDLDELERIAGQIASAMSGVEGTADLRTEQTAGFPTLDVQFDRDAISRYGLSIEDVTDTVAAALGGREAGLVFEGDRRFDIVVRLANATRDDLGAIGALPVMLPETGAAGPRQSVPLRELASFQFSEGINQVSRENGQRRVVVQANVRGRDLGSYVSEAQARVAEQVDLPPGVFIEWGGQFENLQAASARLAVVIPAVFILIFGILFVALRGVMPALAVYSAVPLGLAGGVFGLAISGLAFSISAAVGFIVLSGVTVLNGLVVMTSIRQRIDAGNPVDEAVIDGMMERVRAVLITGIVPAIGFIPMAIATGRGAEVQKPLAIVVISGLIVATLLTLFVLPAISHLLLRVRGKKHETGEYEDVDRFGSPLPAK; from the coding sequence ATGATAGACCGCATTCTCGATACCGCCGTCCGCTTCCGCTGGGCGGTGGTCGCCGTCACCCTGATTGTCGCCGCCTATGGCGCATTCCAACTCTTCCGGCTTCCGATCGACGCCGTTCCGGACATCACCAACAAGCAGGTGCAGGTTAACACGGCCGCGCCCGCCTTCGGCCCGCTCGATATGGAACGGCTCGTCACCTTTCCGATCGAGACTGCCCTGGCGGGGATTCCAGGCCTCGACCATACGCGTTCCATCTCCCGAAATGGCTTCAGCCAAGTGACGGCCGTCTTCGACGAGGACGTCGACATCTACTTCGCCCGCCAGCAGGTGTCGGAGCGCCTCACCCAGGCCGGCGAGAGCCTGCCGGAAGGCGCCGAACCCCAAATGGGGCCGGTATCGACCGGCCTCGGAGAAGTGCTGATGTGGACGGTCAGCTATGCGCCGACCGCCACCGCCGAGTCTCCAAAGATCGCCGGCCGACCGGGCTTCCAACCCGACGGATCCTATCTGACACCCGACGGCGACCTGCTTACGACGGAGGTCGCGAAGCTCGCCTATCTCCGCACTATTCAGGATTGGATAGTGCGACCCCAGCTCCGCACCGTCGAAGGCGTGGCCGGGGTGGACTCGATTGGCGGCTATGAAAAGCAGTTCGTAGTCCAGCCCGACCCTGGCCGCCTCGCCGGCTACGGCATTTCCTTCTCGGAGCTGGCGGATGCCCTCGAACGCGCGAACATATCGGTCGGCGCGAACTTCATCGAACGGGGCGGCGAGGCGTTCCTCGTCAGGGCCGATGCCCGCATCCGGCATATCGACGAGATCGCGCGCACCACGGTCGCGGTGCGCAACGGTGTTCCAGTCACGGTCGGCGACGTCGCGAATGTCACCATCGGTGGCGACCTGCGCACCGGCGCCGCGTCAATCGATGGTAAAGAGACCGTGATTGGGACTGCGCTGATGCTGGCGGGCGGCAACAGCCGTATCGTCGCCGAGGACGTCGCGGAGCGGCTCGAGGAGGTGGCGGGATCGCTGCCGCCAGGTATTTCGGTCACGCCCGTCTACAATCGCTCAACCCTCGTCGAAGCCACCATCGCGACAGTCGAGAAGAATCTGGTCGAAGGCGCGCTGTTGGTCATCGCGGCGCTTTTCTGGCTGCTCGGCAATATCAGGGCGGCGATCATCGCCGCGCTCGTCATCCCGCTGTCGTTCCTGATGATGGCGATCGGCATGAACGAATATGGCGTGTCGGGCAATTTGATGAGCCTCGGCGCGCTCGATTTCGGTCTGATCGTCGATGGCTCGATCATTATCATCGAGAACTGTTTGAGACGCCTTGCGGAGCGACAACATCTGGAAGGCCGCGTCCTCAACCTTCCCGAGCGGCTGCACGAGGTGTTCGAGGCCTCCAAGGAGATGGTGCGGCCGACGATCTACGGCCAGGCGATCATCCTGCTCGTCTTCGCGCCGCTCCTCACCTTCACCGGCGTCGAGGGCAAGATGTTCACGCCGATGGCGATCACGGTGATGCTGGCGCTGGTCGGCGCGTTCATCCTGTCGCTGACCTTCGTGCCCGCCATGGTCGCTATCCTCATTCGCGGCAAGGTCGCGGAGAAGGAAGTGAAGGCGATTGGCTGGGTCAAGGAACGCTACGAGCCGGTGCTCCGCCGCGTCGTGGCCCGGCCGTGGCCGTGGATCGGCGCCGGCGTCGGCACCTTCGTCGTTGCCGCGCTCATCTTCACCACGCTCGGACGCGAGTTCATCCCTCAGCTTAACGAGGGCGATCTGACGGTGCAGGCAATCCGCGTCCCGTCGACATCGCTCGAACAGTCGCTGGAAATGCAGCTCCAGGTGGAGCGGGCCATCTCCTCGTTGCCCGAGGTCGCCTACATCTACGCCAAGACGGGCACGGCCGAAGTCGCCACCGATCCGATGCCACAGAACATTTCGGACGCTTTCATCATTCTCAAACCCAAGGAGCAATGGCCGGAGGGGATCGACACCAAGGAAGAGGTCGTCGAACGTATCGAGGCAAAAATGGCTGGCCTGGTCGGCAATGCCTACGAGGTAAGCCAGCCCATCGAAATGCGCTTCAATGAGCTGATCGCTGGCGTGCGAGGCGACATCGCGGTCAAGGTGTTCGGCGATGATCTGGACGAGCTGGAGCGGATCGCCGGGCAAATTGCCAGTGCGATGAGCGGGGTGGAAGGCACGGCCGACCTCAGGACCGAGCAGACGGCGGGATTCCCCACGCTCGACGTCCAGTTCGATCGGGATGCGATCTCCCGATATGGCCTGTCCATCGAGGATGTGACCGACACCGTTGCCGCCGCACTTGGCGGGCGGGAAGCTGGCCTCGTCTTCGAGGGGGACCGGCGCTTCGATATCGTCGTGAGGCTGGCGAACGCCACCCGCGATGATCTCGGCGCGATCGGCGCCTTGCCAGTGATGCTGCCCGAAACAGGCGCCGCAGGCCCCCGTCAATCCGTCCCGCTGCGCGAGCTCGCCAGCTTCCAATTCTCCGAAGGCATCAACCAGGTCAGCAGGGAGAACGGCCAGCGCCGCGTGGTGGTCCAAGCCAATGTGCGCGGGCGAGACCTTGGCTCCTACGTCTCGGAAGCCCAAGCCCGCGTCGCGGAGCAAGTCGACCTGCCGCCTGGCGTCTTCATCGAGTGGGGAGGCCAGTTCGAGAACCTGCAAGCCGCCTCGGCCCGCCTGGCGGTCGTAATCCCCGCCGTGTTCATCCTGATCTTCGGGATCCTCTTCGTCGCGCTCAGAGGCGTGATGCCCGCGCTCGCGGTCTATTCGGCGGTTCCGCTCGGCCTTGCCGGCGGGGTCTTCGGTCTAGCGATATCGGGCCTCGCCTTCTCGATATCGGCGGCGGTCGGCTTCATCGTCCTTTCAGGCGTCACGGTCCTAAACGGACTCGTCGTCATGACGAGCATTCGCCAGCGGATCGACGCCGGAAATCCAGTGGATGAAGCGGTGATCGATGGAATGATGGAGCGCGTCCGCGCGGTCCTCATCACCGGCATCGTGCCCGCCATCGGCTTTATCCCGATGGCGATCGCGACAGGTCGAGGCGCGGAGGTGCAAAAGCCCCTCGCGATCGTCGTGATCTCCGGCCTCATCGTCGCGACCTTGCTGACGCTGTTCGTGCTGCCCGCGATTAGCCACCTGCTGCTGCGCGTGCGCGGCAAGAAGCACGAGACGGGCGAATATGAGGACGTCGACAGGTTCGGCAGTCCGTTGCCGGCGAAGTGA
- a CDS encoding efflux RND transporter periplasmic adaptor subunit, with the protein MELTQDNKKLLAGGTAIALVAAIGGIVIGQSMSPSQPDQTAAAEAGEEGEEEGHGREGFVEMTPTRLQSSGIRTTEVEAGSLASEIIAQATVAAPPEGEAALTARADGAVVRINKRLGDPVKAGETVALIESRDAASFVAERSAAAARAQAARAAYAREKRLFEAKITARQDLEAAQAALAEAEAELRRTQAATAAANVTGNGRYLAVTSLISGRITEVSTQLGAYVLAGAELFHVANPNRIQIEASVPSVDAQRIRPGDPAIIELPGGGSVDAVVRSATPSLNPESRAATLVLAPSGTPAGLTQGQAVRVRIMPRGAPTDGRIVLPEEAVQSVEGRDVVFVRVKGGFQAVPVTVGSRSGGRIEILEGLKPGLQVVTQGAFVLKSQLGASEAGH; encoded by the coding sequence ATGGAACTCACGCAAGACAACAAGAAGCTCCTCGCGGGCGGAACGGCCATAGCGCTCGTCGCAGCCATTGGCGGAATCGTAATCGGTCAATCGATGTCGCCCTCTCAGCCGGACCAGACAGCCGCTGCCGAAGCGGGCGAAGAAGGCGAGGAAGAGGGTCACGGCCGCGAAGGCTTCGTCGAGATGACGCCGACGCGGCTCCAGTCCAGCGGCATCCGCACGACTGAGGTGGAGGCAGGGTCGCTCGCGTCCGAAATCATCGCGCAGGCGACTGTGGCCGCGCCGCCGGAAGGTGAAGCGGCGCTCACTGCGCGCGCCGACGGTGCCGTCGTGCGGATAAACAAGCGCCTCGGCGACCCAGTCAAGGCCGGAGAAACGGTAGCGCTGATAGAAAGCCGCGACGCCGCGTCATTTGTCGCCGAACGAAGCGCGGCGGCGGCCCGGGCGCAGGCTGCCCGCGCCGCTTATGCCCGAGAAAAGCGACTGTTCGAAGCCAAGATCACGGCTCGGCAGGATTTGGAAGCGGCTCAAGCCGCGTTGGCTGAAGCCGAGGCTGAGCTCAGGCGCACGCAGGCCGCGACGGCGGCGGCGAACGTCACCGGGAACGGCCGCTATCTCGCCGTCACCAGCCTCATCAGCGGCCGCATCACCGAGGTCAGCACTCAGCTCGGCGCATATGTGCTGGCGGGAGCAGAGCTGTTCCACGTCGCCAATCCGAACCGGATACAGATCGAAGCATCGGTCCCCTCCGTCGATGCCCAGCGGATCCGACCCGGCGATCCGGCCATCATCGAGCTGCCCGGCGGCGGCTCTGTCGACGCCGTTGTGCGTTCGGCGACCCCGTCGCTCAATCCGGAAAGCAGAGCCGCGACCCTGGTGCTCGCGCCTTCGGGAACGCCGGCCGGCCTGACCCAGGGCCAGGCCGTCCGCGTCCGCATCATGCCGCGCGGGGCGCCCACGGATGGGCGGATCGTCCTGCCGGAAGAAGCGGTGCAGTCGGTAGAAGGCCGCGACGTGGTCTTCGTGCGGGTCAAAGGCGGATTCCAGGCGGTGCCGGTCACCGTCGGATCAAGAAGCGGCGGCCGCATCGAAATCCTGGAAGGGCTGAAGCCCGGTCTTCAGGTCGTGACCCAGGGGGCGTTCGTTCTCAAGTCGCAGCTCGGCGCCAGCGAGGCCGGCCATTAA
- a CDS encoding TolC family protein, translated as MGPPAPPPVVAPRTGPLPSSLTLDQALEEAASRSPAIVAARAEVDAARARVGQAGVRSNPELSVEVENFAGTGPYSGISGTETTVSINQRLDLGGRRRARVSAAEARLAAQELRLAIAEADLAQSVREQFAVAVAARERLRLARENEERARELARIAGVLVDVGREPPLRAIRARSAAAQATAALRAAEAAEEAARRTLASFFGVDTSPSSVLGGLGEIRPAEIVASQTLEARLAAAEIAVAEAGVGQELAARRLDPSVGIGVRRIEETGDQAFVAGFSMPLPIFDRNRGNIEAARAEARSAEARLNNVLAQASARINNAEANLVAADARVEALEEAAIPEAGEALRLAQLAYQAGKIDLIELLDAQEAFASAQTELIEARLARAQAAAALARAAAQ; from the coding sequence ATGGGCCCGCCCGCGCCGCCGCCGGTCGTCGCGCCTCGGACCGGTCCCCTACCATCGTCGCTGACGCTCGACCAGGCGCTGGAGGAAGCCGCATCCCGGTCGCCCGCTATCGTCGCGGCACGCGCTGAGGTGGACGCGGCGCGCGCCCGGGTCGGACAGGCCGGGGTACGCTCCAATCCCGAGCTAAGCGTGGAAGTCGAGAACTTCGCCGGCACTGGCCCCTATTCTGGCATCTCCGGAACCGAGACGACCGTCTCCATCAACCAACGTCTCGATCTTGGCGGTAGGCGACGGGCCCGTGTCTCGGCAGCGGAAGCGCGGCTCGCCGCGCAGGAGCTCCGGCTGGCTATCGCCGAAGCCGATCTTGCTCAATCCGTGCGCGAGCAATTCGCGGTGGCCGTCGCGGCACGCGAACGGCTCCGGCTGGCTAGGGAAAACGAGGAGCGCGCGCGCGAGCTCGCCCGCATAGCCGGAGTGCTGGTCGATGTCGGCCGCGAACCGCCGCTTCGCGCAATCCGTGCCCGGTCCGCCGCCGCGCAGGCGACCGCCGCCCTTCGGGCAGCGGAAGCCGCAGAGGAAGCGGCCAGACGAACCCTGGCGTCGTTCTTCGGTGTCGACACTAGCCCATCGTCAGTCCTCGGCGGTCTCGGGGAGATCCGGCCGGCCGAAATAGTCGCGAGCCAAACTCTCGAAGCCAGGCTCGCCGCCGCCGAAATCGCGGTCGCGGAAGCCGGAGTGGGACAGGAGCTGGCGGCCCGCCGGCTCGATCCTTCCGTGGGGATCGGCGTCCGCCGAATCGAAGAGACGGGAGACCAAGCCTTCGTCGCCGGCTTCTCAATGCCGCTCCCGATCTTCGACCGGAACAGAGGCAATATCGAAGCGGCTCGCGCAGAGGCGCGCTCAGCCGAGGCGCGGCTCAACAATGTCCTCGCCCAGGCCTCGGCCCGCATCAACAATGCGGAGGCCAATCTCGTCGCCGCTGATGCGAGGGTGGAAGCCTTGGAAGAGGCCGCCATTCCCGAGGCCGGCGAGGCGCTGCGGCTGGCGCAGCTCGCCTATCAGGCGGGGAAGATCGACCTGATCGAGCTTCTCGACGCTCAGGAAGCCTTCGCCTCCGCCCAAACCGAACTCATCGAGGCGCGCCTCGCCAGAGCGCAGGCCGCCGCCGCGCTCGCCCGCGCCGCCGCTCAATAA
- a CDS encoding cation diffusion facilitator family transporter, which produces MGAGHDHGERNMSDGRLVGAVVVNLLLTVAQIVGGAVSGSLALIADALHNLNDAASLGLALFARRVGRRPADKLMTFGYGRAEIVAALINLTTLVIVGLYLLVEAINRFLDPQPVGGWIVVIVAGIALVIDIITALLVYAGSKHSLNIKAAFLHNVSDALASVGVIIAGTLILLYDLYIADLVMTVLIASYVLYQGFSLLPQTIKLLMGAVPDDVEFDAIVKALRETDGVKDLHHVHIWSLDEHERALEAHLVPAVSSLEAFEQVKADARGMLRQRFSIGHATLEACLDEQGGDHAAAPHSHPK; this is translated from the coding sequence ATGGGCGCAGGACATGATCATGGCGAACGCAACATGAGTGATGGCCGCCTCGTCGGCGCGGTCGTGGTCAACCTCCTCCTGACAGTCGCCCAGATCGTGGGCGGCGCGGTCTCGGGGTCGCTCGCGCTGATCGCGGACGCTCTTCACAACCTCAACGATGCCGCTTCGCTGGGCCTCGCGCTATTTGCACGCCGCGTAGGGCGACGGCCGGCGGACAAGCTGATGACGTTCGGATACGGCCGCGCCGAAATCGTCGCGGCGCTCATCAACCTTACGACCCTGGTCATCGTGGGCCTTTATCTTCTCGTCGAGGCAATCAACCGGTTCCTGGACCCGCAGCCGGTCGGCGGCTGGATCGTTGTGATCGTCGCCGGCATCGCGTTGGTGATCGACATCATCACAGCCCTGCTCGTCTATGCGGGATCGAAACACAGCCTCAACATCAAGGCCGCCTTTCTGCACAACGTTTCCGATGCGCTGGCTTCGGTGGGCGTGATCATCGCGGGAACGCTCATTCTGCTCTACGACCTCTACATCGCCGACCTCGTGATGACGGTGCTCATCGCCAGCTACGTGCTCTACCAAGGCTTCTCGCTGCTGCCGCAGACGATCAAGCTTTTGATGGGCGCGGTTCCCGACGACGTCGAGTTCGATGCGATCGTGAAGGCATTGCGCGAGACCGATGGCGTCAAGGATTTGCACCATGTGCACATTTGGAGCCTCGACGAGCATGAGCGTGCGCTTGAGGCGCACCTCGTGCCCGCCGTATCCTCGCTGGAAGCGTTCGAGCAGGTGAAGGCCGACGCGCGTGGCATGCTGCGACAGCGCTTCTCTATCGGGCACGCGACCCTCGAAGCCTGTCTCGACGAGCAGGGTGGCGATCACGCCGCCGCCCCACATAGTCATCCGAAATAG
- a CDS encoding STAS/SEC14 domain-containing protein → MLTIEQRPDGILHIVADGQLTTEEYVDFVPRFERLADQPRPVLIELGPGFTGWTLGALWRDLQFDVEHRKQFGRIAIVGDKEWEKWGTEASAPLFPAEMRFFEKAGASDAEAWLHNAPREERP, encoded by the coding sequence ATGCTGACGATAGAACAAAGACCCGACGGCATCCTTCACATCGTCGCCGATGGCCAACTCACGACCGAAGAATATGTGGATTTCGTGCCGCGCTTCGAGCGTCTGGCGGACCAACCGAGACCGGTGCTGATCGAGCTCGGTCCCGGCTTCACCGGCTGGACGCTGGGTGCACTGTGGCGAGACCTCCAGTTCGATGTCGAGCACCGCAAGCAGTTCGGCCGAATAGCCATCGTCGGCGACAAAGAATGGGAGAAGTGGGGCACTGAGGCGTCCGCGCCTCTCTTCCCGGCCGAAATGCGCTTCTTCGAGAAAGCTGGGGCCTCAGATGCCGAGGCCTGGCTCCACAACGCGCCACGGGAGGAGAGGCCGTGA
- a CDS encoding cation diffusion facilitator family transporter encodes MSEGHFDLGSQDKRKILWIVLALNVAIAAGFFATGLLGDSSALIANGLDNSSDAIVYAISLMALSRPPRWKRIAARFSGIMLLAFAIGVVIDAGRRFLTGSDPLGITMMIMALVAAAVNLLSLFLLKRLKGKDVNLRAATTFSFNDFISNGGILIGGALVLWTGQNWPDLIVGIGVAAIAIYGGIDILRDAHHEAVKAKES; translated from the coding sequence GTGAGCGAAGGGCATTTCGATCTCGGGAGCCAAGACAAACGCAAGATCCTCTGGATCGTGCTCGCCCTAAACGTCGCCATTGCGGCGGGCTTCTTCGCGACTGGGCTATTGGGCGACTCCAGCGCACTCATCGCCAACGGCCTCGACAACAGCTCGGACGCGATTGTCTATGCCATCAGCCTGATGGCCCTCTCCCGGCCTCCACGATGGAAGCGGATCGCCGCCCGCTTCTCCGGTATCATGCTGCTCGCGTTCGCCATCGGTGTCGTCATCGACGCCGGCCGCCGCTTTCTCACCGGCTCCGATCCCCTCGGCATCACTATGATGATCATGGCGCTCGTCGCCGCTGCCGTGAACCTCCTTTCCCTCTTTCTGCTAAAGCGGCTGAAGGGGAAGGACGTAAACCTTCGCGCCGCGACGACGTTCAGCTTCAACGACTTCATCTCGAACGGGGGGATATTGATCGGCGGCGCTCTGGTGCTGTGGACCGGACAGAACTGGCCCGACCTCATCGTCGGGATCGGCGTCGCCGCGATCGCGATTTACGGCGGGATCGATATCCTGCGGGACGCCCACCATGAGGCGGTAAAGGCAAAGGAGAGCTGA